The sequence CCACAGGCACACTCTGCCCACACTTGCCTTCAAGGTTGCGGCTGATACACGCAAATACGGGCTGAACTATGACATAGAAGCTCTGCTCACAGTGGGTGGAAACGTAATCGCCAGCACCACTGAGCCTTATGAAATGGCTGCTTCTGTTGCCAAAATACCCTTCTCCGCAACAGTTGCCTACCACTATGATGAAATGGCACATATGGCAGACATTCTGTTACCTTCACACGCCCTGCTTGAAAAAGAATCTGTAAACTCATACGAAGGTGCGTTTGACGTTTATACAAAGGAGACTATCTCAACAAGAGTAATGATGTACAGAGATCCCATGCCTCCGCTGTATAATACCAAACAGCCGCAGGATATAATTATCGAGCTCTGTGAGCGCATAGGAATGATCGATGATTTCAATGCCAACATCAATAAAACAGGTGTAATTCTCGGTGAGGTTACTTTTGCGAAACTTGATCCTAAGGATTACCTCGAACCCGGCAAAAGATACACCATCGCGGAAATCTGGGACAAAGGCGTTCGCGCTTACTTCAACAAGCCTCTTGATGACATGAAGCGTGACGGTATCATCGTTCAGCAGATGGCTCCTGCGGATGCTTATAATTCATCCTTCTTTAAAAAAGGAGAAACAAGACACCCGATTTACTTCGAACGTCTGAAACGCAGCGGAGATGAGCTCCGTAAATTCTTTACGGAGTACAAGGATAAGATATATCTGCCTGATTTTGATATGGAAGATCAATTCCGATACTACGAACCGGTAATCACATGGAGACCGAAAGATCTCACTAATGTGAAGAAAGGCGAAAAATATGACCTGATCTCCATTAACTGGAAAACCCCTACATCAGGCATAAGATCCGCAGCTGTTGATCAGCTTCCTTATCTGAATGAAGTTAGTGAAACCTTCGATCCTACATATGGCAAAATATGTCTCAATACCAAAACAGCAGCAGAAAAAGGAATTAAGGAAGGTGACACAATCTGGGTTGAATCAGCCAACGGAAAAGTCTCCGGTCAGGTTCACATTACAGAGCTTATTTTCCCTGATGTTGTAGGCTTTGCAGGTGCTCTCGGGCGTCTTGTTGATTCTCTGGGCAAAAAAGCGGCTTCATACCCCATGTACAACAAACTTACGAACGCAAAAGTTTCCAACTGCTGCGCAGTGGCGATAGGCGTCTCTAACTCTGTACCAGTTCGTATTTACAAAGCCTGAGGAGAAAGAAATGAAACTGGCAATGATACTTGATAGAAGAAGATGTTATGCGTGCCACGGCTGTGCAGTTGCGTGCAAAGTTGCCAATGCTACTCCTCCGGGTACATTTTGGACAAAGACCATAACAGAGGAAAAGGGCAAATTTCCCAAAGCTCATATGGAATACACGCCGCTTATATGCAACCACTGCGACAAGGCTCCTTGTGTGGAAGTATGCCCCACAGGAGCATCCAAAAAAATGGAAGACGGTACAGTGCAGATCACAACGTCGGAATGCGTGGGCTGTCAGCTCTGCATGGAAGCATGTCCTTACGGCGCACGTTATTTCAACGAAAAAGACTCACCTACTTACTGGGCAGAAACAGGTAAACAGGACATTTTTGAACAGTCGCGCTATAAACAGCATCCTGCTGGAACTGTTGATAAATGCACCTTCTGCGCACCCAGAAGGGAAAAAGGTCTGCCGCCTGCGTGCGTTCAGACTTGTGCCGGAGTAGCAAGAATCTTCGGAGACCTTGACGACCCAGACAGTGAAATCTCGAAGATATTTAAGCAGTATAAACCAAAACCTCTTTACCCTGAAAAAGGAACATCACCGAGAGTATTTTACATAGAGTAAACACTTCTAATGACCTTCCGTGCTTCTCTTCCTCCGCCGGAAGGTCATTTTCTAAGGAGGTCTGTTATGGACAAAGCCACAACCGAAATATTTGAAAACGCCGCCAACGATGCAGAGATTTTTTCACTGCTCGCCACCTTTTATAATTATAATCCTGAGCGGAAAATTATAGAAGGAGCAAGCAATCTTAATTATGAAGAAATTTCTGATGAAGATGTAAGACTGGCAGTAGCAAAAATAAGAAACTACGCCTTATCAGGCTTTCCTCACAGCAGCGAGGAAAAACTTCTGAACCTCAAAAGGGACTGGACAAAGCTCTTCAGAGCAGTTTCGCCTGACTACGGACCAAAAGCACCTTATGAAGAGGTTTACCTTGCGGTGAAAAACTCCGGACTTATAAAAGAACTTGCGGCACTTTATCTTGATGCAGACTACACAAGATACGCCGAACTGAATAACCGTCACGACTATATAGGCATTCAGCTTGATTTTGTAGCTTTCCTCTCTTTCCAGCGGGCAAATGCACTGAAAGAAAACAATCTCAAAAACTACAATAAGCTTACAGATCTGTCTCATGATTTCACAGTAAATCATATAGCCTCGTGGTTTCCCAAGTTCTGTAACGAGGCCTTTAAACACGTCCGTACAGATTTTTACAGGGGTGTGCTTGGTCTGACCTACCTTGCACTCTTTGACAGCAGTAAACTACCCTCTTCATATTACGAAACAGGGGCATAAGAGCATACTAAATTTTTTATTACAGGAGATAGAAATGAGACTTAAAGCTCTGATAAGTTTATCAGTTATGATATGTGCGTCTGCAACGGCATTTGCTGCTGAAAATATAAAAGATATGTTTGCTGACGGCTCACTCAGGGGAGAAGTCAGAATCCTCAGCTTCGAGAGAGATTTTGACAAAAACACACCCGACAGAAAAGATACTGCAGCCGGCGGACTTCTTTACTACCACACAGCACCTTTTAAAGGAATATCTTTCGGCGCGGCTTTTGCAACTGTAAACGGTGTTTTTAATGATGACAAAGATGCAGTGTACAGCATTCTCGCCAGAGATGAAGAAGGTAATCATAGAAATGTTACTCGCCTTCAGGAGTATTTCATTCAGGGAGAATGGATTGACACGGTTATCAAATACGGTGCGCAGGAAGTAAGAACTCCTATGCTTGAAACTCATGATCTGCGTATGTTGCCGAGAACATATAAAGGGCTTTCAATCGTTAATAATTCTTTTGAAAATCTTACTTTGTCCGCTTATTACCTCACAGATGCAATGGGATGGACTGATGAAGAATTCATTTCACTTTCCAAGTCTGTTGCTGATGAACCCGGTGGTGCGGCGGCAATATCAGAAGACAGCCACATGTCCATCTTCGGCGTATCGTACAATATCCCCACCGAGATAGTGAAAGCCAATGTTCAGGGCTGGTTCTACACCATGGAGAACGTTTACAGAGAGACCTTCTTCAAGGCTTCTTTAAGCAAAAAGCTTGGTCAAACAAATGTTTACTTCAATCCCTCATATTTCTCTCAGAAATCTCAGGGCGATGAACTCAACGGTGAGGCAGATACAGACCAGTACGGCTTCAATACAGGCGTGATGTTCAAAGGCTTTAATGTGACGGGCTTCTACGGCAAAACAGGTGACGACGGTCTCGTTCTTCCGTGGGGCGATGAGAAGGTTGTAATCCAGCAGGTGCTCGCAGCAGGCAGAGCAGAAGAGGAGGTTTATGCGGCACGAGTGGCTTACGATTTCTCCCAAATCGGTCTGAAGGGTCTGAGCGCTTATATTTTCCATGCCGAGTATGATGTTCCTGAATCAACAGGCAAAGACCAGTCCGAAACGGATTACAGTGTTCAGTACGCTTTTTCCGGAACTCTGGACGGGCTGAGTCTAAGGGCGAGATAC is a genomic window of Geovibrio thiophilus containing:
- a CDS encoding 4Fe-4S dicluster domain-containing protein — its product is MKLAMILDRRRCYACHGCAVACKVANATPPGTFWTKTITEEKGKFPKAHMEYTPLICNHCDKAPCVEVCPTGASKKMEDGTVQITTSECVGCQLCMEACPYGARYFNEKDSPTYWAETGKQDIFEQSRYKQHPAGTVDKCTFCAPRREKGLPPACVQTCAGVARIFGDLDDPDSEISKIFKQYKPKPLYPEKGTSPRVFYIE
- a CDS encoding TorD/DmsD family molecular chaperone, producing the protein MDKATTEIFENAANDAEIFSLLATFYNYNPERKIIEGASNLNYEEISDEDVRLAVAKIRNYALSGFPHSSEEKLLNLKRDWTKLFRAVSPDYGPKAPYEEVYLAVKNSGLIKELAALYLDADYTRYAELNNRHDYIGIQLDFVAFLSFQRANALKENNLKNYNKLTDLSHDFTVNHIASWFPKFCNEAFKHVRTDFYRGVLGLTYLALFDSSKLPSSYYETGA
- a CDS encoding OprD family outer membrane porin — encoded protein: MRLKALISLSVMICASATAFAAENIKDMFADGSLRGEVRILSFERDFDKNTPDRKDTAAGGLLYYHTAPFKGISFGAAFATVNGVFNDDKDAVYSILARDEEGNHRNVTRLQEYFIQGEWIDTVIKYGAQEVRTPMLETHDLRMLPRTYKGLSIVNNSFENLTLSAYYLTDAMGWTDEEFISLSKSVADEPGGAAAISEDSHMSIFGVSYNIPTEIVKANVQGWFYTMENVYRETFFKASLSKKLGQTNVYFNPSYFSQKSQGDELNGEADTDQYGFNTGVMFKGFNVTGFYGKTGDDGLVLPWGDEKVVIQQVLAAGRAEEEVYAARVAYDFSQIGLKGLSAYIFHAEYDVPESTGKDQSETDYSVQYAFSGTLDGLSLRARYADIDVKDGGEGYNDIRFYAVYKFALGKKEK